In Bosea vestrisii, the following are encoded in one genomic region:
- a CDS encoding RraA family protein, with amino-acid sequence MDRGIQPLLRGKRIAAAAVTLAIPGQDSTLLHRTLGLLWRGDILVVDRLGDDKHACWGGGIIDGPCTDLTEIEGSDFPMWCRGMSPITTRLYNLGRTINLPISCGNVPVKAGDAILADESGVLVLPRDEAEAIAAAAIGRQERGERRQELKAGEKLGDISGAIKMVSDALKQNH; translated from the coding sequence ATGGATCGCGGCATCCAGCCACTGCTGCGCGGCAAGCGCATCGCGGCCGCGGCCGTGACGCTCGCCATTCCCGGCCAGGATTCCACGCTGCTGCACCGCACGCTCGGCCTGCTGTGGCGGGGCGACATTCTCGTCGTCGACCGGCTCGGCGACGACAAGCATGCCTGCTGGGGCGGCGGCATCATCGACGGCCCCTGCACCGACCTGACCGAGATCGAGGGCTCGGACTTCCCGATGTGGTGCCGCGGCATGTCGCCGATCACCACCCGGCTCTACAATCTTGGCCGGACCATCAACCTGCCGATCTCCTGCGGCAATGTTCCCGTCAAAGCTGGCGACGCCATCCTGGCAGACGAATCCGGCGTGCTGGTGCTGCCGCGCGACGAGGCAGAGGCGATCGCCGCCGCCGCCATCGGCCGGCAGGAGCGCGGCGAACGCCGCCAGGAGCTGAAGGCCGGCGAGAAGCTTGGGGACATCTCCGGCGCGATCAAGATGGTGTCCGACGCGCTCAAGCAGAACCACTGA
- the ggt gene encoding gamma-glutamyltransferase, translating into MVVTNHPLASAAGSQMLLAGGNAVDAAVASLFALTVVEPMMVGILGGGVAHIRMADGRHVVLDGLSTAPLKATPDMYDYLSDEVGRQRDVRDRLNVVGPKAVAAPGALAGWCEALARFGTLSLEEVLQPAIGLAERGFVTTPYLSNCITDNVADLARDPGLSALLLAGDKAIEPGTRLVQADYAASLRLIASQGPAALYDGPLGKALTDFMAANGGLIDQADLSAYKVATREPVRGSYRGYEIVGPPPPSSSGVHIVQMLNILEGYDIGSLGFGSADAVHLLAEALKIAFADRAVATADPDFIKVPVERLIDKAYAAERRALIAMNQAKGWSAGLSGGESADTTHVTVADAQGNVVTATQTINGLFGACTQIPGTGMLTNNYMFNFDPHPGRALSIAPGKRVFTSMAPMMVLRDGKLAFALGLPGALRIFPSALQAIVNLIDHGMSLQEAVEAPRVWTEGGALELEAAIPDSVADELAARGHRILRMPRIAGGMNAIAFNPDGTLTGAACWRADGTPVAISGGLAREGVRFTI; encoded by the coding sequence ATGGTGGTGACCAACCACCCGCTCGCTTCGGCGGCGGGCTCGCAGATGCTGCTCGCGGGCGGCAATGCAGTCGATGCTGCCGTCGCCTCGCTCTTTGCGCTGACTGTCGTGGAGCCCATGATGGTCGGCATCCTCGGCGGCGGGGTCGCGCATATCCGCATGGCGGATGGCCGCCATGTCGTCCTCGACGGGCTCTCGACCGCGCCGCTCAAGGCAACACCCGACATGTATGACTACCTCTCCGACGAGGTCGGCCGGCAGCGCGACGTGCGCGACCGGCTCAACGTCGTCGGGCCGAAGGCGGTCGCGGCTCCCGGCGCGCTCGCCGGCTGGTGCGAGGCCCTGGCGCGCTTCGGCACGCTCTCGCTTGAGGAGGTGCTGCAACCGGCAATCGGACTGGCCGAGCGTGGCTTCGTCACCACGCCCTACCTCTCCAACTGCATCACCGACAATGTCGCCGATCTCGCGCGCGATCCCGGTCTTTCGGCGTTGCTGCTGGCGGGAGACAAAGCGATCGAACCCGGCACGCGGCTCGTTCAGGCCGACTATGCCGCAAGCCTGCGCCTGATCGCCAGCCAGGGTCCGGCTGCGCTCTATGACGGTCCGCTCGGCAAGGCGCTGACGGATTTCATGGCGGCGAATGGAGGCTTGATCGATCAGGCCGACCTTTCCGCCTACAAGGTCGCGACGCGAGAGCCCGTGCGTGGCAGCTATCGCGGCTATGAGATCGTCGGCCCGCCGCCGCCCTCCTCCTCGGGCGTGCACATCGTCCAGATGCTCAACATCCTCGAGGGCTACGATATCGGCTCCCTCGGCTTCGGCTCGGCGGATGCGGTGCATCTGCTGGCGGAAGCGCTCAAGATCGCCTTCGCAGACAGGGCCGTCGCCACCGCCGACCCAGACTTCATCAAGGTCCCGGTCGAGCGGCTCATCGACAAGGCCTATGCGGCCGAGCGGCGCGCTCTGATCGCGATGAACCAGGCCAAAGGCTGGAGCGCCGGGCTCTCCGGTGGCGAATCCGCCGACACGACCCATGTCACGGTCGCCGATGCCCAAGGCAATGTCGTCACCGCGACCCAGACGATCAACGGGCTCTTCGGTGCCTGCACGCAAATCCCTGGCACGGGGATGCTGACCAACAATTACATGTTCAATTTCGACCCGCATCCCGGCCGCGCCTTGTCGATCGCACCCGGCAAGCGCGTCTTCACCTCGATGGCACCGATGATGGTACTGCGCGACGGCAAGCTCGCCTTCGCGCTCGGGCTCCCCGGAGCGCTGCGCATCTTCCCCTCGGCCCTGCAGGCGATCGTCAACCTGATCGACCATGGCATGAGCCTTCAGGAAGCGGTCGAGGCGCCGCGTGTCTGGACCGAGGGCGGCGCGCTCGAACTCGAGGCCGCGATCCCAGACAGCGTCGCAGACGAACTCGCCGCGCGCGGCCACAGGATCCTCCGCATGCCGCGCATCGCCGGCGGCATGAATGCCATCGCCTTCAACCCTGACGGCACGCTGACAGGCGCGGCCTGCTGGCGCGCCGACGGCACCCCCGTCGCGATATCCGGTGGGCTCGCGCGCGAAGGCGTGCGCTTCACCATCTGA